From a region of the Candidatus Poribacteria bacterium genome:
- a CDS encoding formylglycine-generating enzyme family protein, with protein sequence MKCTYFTILVFILVICRDFAIAEVSKTAQKVLTTIEWISIPEGTFLMGSTPEEAAAAYEDAKLRSSMLERHTFDAELPQHQVYLSAYEISRYEITNAQYRAFIEATNRPTPRGHNGEETWLDETLNGGTQPVVGVTWFDAQAFAEWIGGSLPTEAQWERAARGTEARRYPWGNTPPKARQHANFARRYNRPVAVGQFPKGESPDGIADLAGNVWEWCLDEYSPIAYQRGSGDVSKNPLNLRFRDVLRARVIRGGAWDVGRAFLRSGLRFKFYPLDSTHTIGFRVVRPRPKIKE encoded by the coding sequence ATGAAATGCACCTATTTCACAATTCTTGTCTTTATCCTTGTGATCTGTCGTGATTTCGCTATTGCCGAAGTCAGTAAAACTGCCCAAAAGGTCCTCACCACAATAGAATGGATCTCTATTCCTGAAGGCACGTTCCTAATGGGTTCAACCCCGGAAGAAGCGGCAGCAGCTTACGAAGACGCGAAGTTACGGAGCTCTATGCTTGAACGGCACACCTTTGATGCGGAGTTGCCGCAACATCAGGTCTATTTGAGTGCCTACGAAATCTCGCGGTATGAAATCACAAACGCCCAATACCGCGCTTTCATTGAGGCAACGAACCGTCCGACACCGCGTGGACACAACGGCGAGGAGACTTGGTTAGATGAAACGCTCAATGGTGGCACACAGCCCGTTGTTGGTGTGACGTGGTTTGATGCGCAAGCGTTCGCGGAGTGGATTGGCGGAAGTCTTCCGACCGAAGCACAGTGGGAGCGCGCTGCACGGGGGACTGAGGCACGCAGGTACCCCTGGGGAAACACGCCACCCAAGGCACGTCAGCACGCCAACTTCGCGCGTCGCTACAACCGTCCGGTGGCGGTGGGACAGTTTCCTAAAGGTGAATCACCAGATGGCATCGCCGACCTTGCTGGGAATGTATGGGAGTGGTGTCTCGATGAGTACAGTCCAATAGCCTATCAGCGAGGTAGTGGCGATGTGTCCAAAAATCCGCTCAATCTTCGCTTTCGGGATGTGCTTCGGGCGAGAGTGATTCGTGGGGGTGCTTGGGATGTCGGTCGCGCGTTTCTCCGTTCAGGTTTGCGATTCAAATTCTATCCTTTGGATTCAACACATACAATCGGGTTTCGGGTCGTCCGGCCGCGCCCAAAAATAAAAGAATAA
- a CDS encoding CRTAC1 family protein, translated as MFQPKHYPSCLLTLFLFMLPMLSSADPYFRDVTDAMKLDFRHVNGFSAERRLVETMGSGGALFDFDNDDDLDLYLVQGNSLSSSVESLPKNRLYRNDAGIFVDITASANVGDTGYGLGAVAADYNSDGYQDLYVTNLGKNVLYRNNGDGTFTDVTEQAQVGCPLLSASAAFADIDRDGDLDLYVCNYVEYALETDIPCYYKNSLRIYCGPNEYQGIADVLYRNNGDGTFTDVTKSAGVYEPTTRGLGVVFTDVNSDGWVDIYVANDMSPNTLFMNQGDGTFQEEGVLRGVAYNGDGLANGSMGVDAGDYDNDGDIDLWVTNFALEANCLMQNDGEGYFEDGTFDMNLADPSFYALGFGTRFIDFDNDGWLDILVGNGHIWDNVEQIDAKQRYAQPVQLFRNRGSQNGAGFTEITTEAGLDKTPYVVRGMLFGDIDMDGDVDVVLCQSNRPAVILSNAVGNANAWLMVKLVGTDGNTDAIGAQVQVEMDGMTLLREVICGASYLSGNDLRLTFGLGGATRIDNVQIRWHNGSVQRLGEVAIRQSITLLQD; from the coding sequence ATGTTCCAACCCAAACACTACCCGTCCTGCTTGTTGACTCTTTTCCTTTTCATGCTTCCTATGCTCAGTAGTGCTGACCCCTATTTCCGCGATGTAACCGATGCGATGAAACTTGATTTCCGGCACGTCAACGGATTTTCTGCGGAACGCCGACTCGTTGAGACGATGGGCAGTGGTGGGGCACTCTTTGACTTTGACAACGACGACGATTTAGATCTCTACCTCGTTCAAGGCAATTCACTCTCTTCGTCGGTAGAATCTCTACCTAAGAATCGACTTTACCGAAACGATGCTGGTATTTTTGTTGACATTACAGCGTCTGCAAATGTTGGTGATACCGGCTATGGACTCGGTGCTGTCGCTGCGGATTACAATTCTGATGGGTATCAAGACCTATACGTGACAAACTTGGGAAAAAATGTGTTATACCGCAACAATGGAGATGGCACGTTTACGGATGTAACCGAGCAAGCACAGGTAGGTTGTCCACTGTTGAGTGCGAGTGCGGCGTTTGCTGACATTGACCGGGATGGCGATCTTGATCTCTATGTGTGCAACTACGTTGAATATGCGTTGGAAACCGATATCCCGTGCTATTACAAAAATAGTTTGCGTATCTATTGTGGTCCTAACGAATATCAAGGTATTGCCGATGTGTTGTATCGAAACAATGGAGATGGTACGTTCACGGATGTTACGAAATCGGCAGGGGTCTATGAACCGACGACGCGCGGACTTGGGGTTGTTTTTACGGATGTGAATAGCGATGGTTGGGTGGACATCTACGTTGCAAACGATATGTCTCCAAATACGCTTTTTATGAATCAAGGCGACGGGACCTTTCAAGAGGAGGGCGTGCTTCGCGGTGTTGCGTATAACGGGGATGGACTCGCAAACGGCTCGATGGGGGTAGACGCTGGTGATTATGATAACGACGGCGATATAGATCTTTGGGTGACGAATTTCGCGTTGGAGGCGAACTGCCTTATGCAGAACGATGGCGAGGGTTATTTTGAGGACGGAACGTTTGACATGAACCTCGCCGATCCGTCTTTTTATGCCCTCGGTTTCGGTACTCGCTTCATTGACTTTGATAACGATGGTTGGTTAGATATACTCGTTGGGAATGGGCATATCTGGGATAACGTGGAACAAATTGACGCGAAACAGCGTTACGCGCAGCCTGTGCAACTCTTTCGTAATCGAGGTTCACAAAACGGTGCTGGTTTTACTGAGATTACTACTGAGGCTGGATTGGATAAAACACCTTATGTCGTCCGTGGGATGCTCTTCGGGGATATAGATATGGATGGCGATGTGGATGTTGTTTTGTGCCAGTCAAACCGTCCAGCAGTTATTCTCAGCAATGCAGTTGGCAATGCGAACGCGTGGCTAATGGTGAAATTGGTAGGTACAGATGGCAACACAGACGCGATCGGTGCGCAAGTTCAGGTAGAGATGGACGGCATGACGCTGCTGCGCGAGGTTATCTGTGGAGCGAGTTATTTGTCAGGCAACGATCTCCGTCTCACCTTTGGGTTAGGAGGTGCAACGCGGATAGACAACGTCCAGATTCGCTGGCACAACGGAAGCGTTCAGCGGTTAGGTGAAGTGGCAATTCGCCAATCTATAACGCTCTTGCAGGATTGA
- a CDS encoding mandelate racemase/muconate lactonizing enzyme family protein, whose translation MPKPTDIRILDVHYDFEEHQYRTPLKFGGVPTDHCVLFNVRMRVQTRDGKEAEGSGSMPLGNVWAFPPRYAPFDQSLAAMKKLAELAVKVTQDCTLCAHPLELSEVLEPEFLRIADALSDTMQLASTIPKLCTVVTTSPIDAAIHDGFGKANGINSYNGLSEDFIAADLSHFLDKQFVGKYLDRYTSRQPKSSMPLYHLVGALDPLTDADIAERLNDGLPETLPEWIVADGLTHLKIKLNGDDLAWDVARVLAIDKVTAETQAKRGIHTWHYSADFNETCQDVEYLLAFLNQIQETERAAFQRLAYIEQPTDRNLKAHPENKMHKAAEIKPVVIDESLTDFETFLLAREQGYSGVALKACKGQSQALLMGAAAAEYGMFLAVQDLTCPGASFLHSAGLAARIPGVTAIEGNSRQFCPRANDGWCDEFPSVFNITEGTVGTHVLTAPGLGH comes from the coding sequence ATGCCAAAACCGACAGATATTCGCATCCTTGATGTTCATTACGACTTTGAAGAACACCAATACCGTACCCCCCTGAAGTTCGGCGGCGTGCCGACAGATCACTGTGTCCTCTTTAACGTCCGCATGCGAGTTCAGACGCGCGATGGAAAAGAAGCAGAAGGCAGCGGCTCAATGCCGCTCGGTAATGTCTGGGCATTCCCACCGCGTTATGCCCCTTTCGACCAGAGTCTCGCAGCGATGAAAAAACTCGCCGAATTAGCGGTCAAAGTAACACAGGATTGTACGCTATGCGCACATCCCCTTGAACTCTCCGAAGTGCTTGAACCCGAATTTTTGCGAATCGCCGATGCGTTGTCCGACACCATGCAACTTGCATCGACGATACCAAAACTCTGCACCGTCGTTACAACAAGTCCGATTGATGCAGCAATCCACGACGGATTCGGGAAAGCAAACGGCATTAATAGTTACAACGGCTTAAGTGAAGATTTTATTGCAGCAGATCTGTCGCACTTTTTGGATAAACAATTCGTTGGAAAATATCTCGACCGGTATACCTCACGCCAACCCAAGTCAAGCATGCCGCTTTATCACCTCGTCGGCGCACTCGATCCGCTTACCGATGCCGATATTGCCGAACGCCTCAACGACGGTCTACCGGAAACGCTTCCCGAATGGATTGTCGCTGACGGATTGACACACCTGAAGATTAAACTGAACGGCGACGACTTAGCGTGGGACGTAGCACGCGTCCTGGCAATTGATAAAGTCACCGCAGAAACACAGGCAAAACGCGGTATTCACACGTGGCATTACTCCGCTGATTTCAACGAAACCTGTCAAGATGTGGAATATCTGTTGGCGTTTCTCAACCAGATTCAAGAAACGGAGCGTGCAGCTTTTCAACGCCTCGCTTACATCGAGCAACCGACGGATCGGAATCTAAAGGCGCATCCCGAAAACAAAATGCACAAAGCCGCCGAGATAAAACCGGTGGTCATCGACGAATCGCTGACCGATTTTGAGACTTTTCTATTGGCACGTGAACAAGGATATTCCGGTGTTGCGCTCAAGGCATGTAAGGGGCAATCTCAGGCGTTGCTGATGGGTGCCGCTGCTGCAGAATACGGTATGTTCCTCGCCGTTCAGGACTTGACGTGTCCGGGTGCATCTTTCTTGCATTCCGCTGGACTTGCTGCGCGCATTCCCGGTGTAACGGCTATTGAAGGGAACTCACGCCAATTCTGTCCACGCGCGAACGACGGTTGGTGCGACGAATTTCCCTCAGTTTTCAACATCACTGAGGGCACTGTGGGAACACATGTTCTTACTGCACCGGGGCTCGGACACTAA
- a CDS encoding serine hydroxymethyltransferase has product MVHNTRVQQLTSLLDKHEVYRNTCLNLIASENTPSPLVEELFDERLARRYGNYSGIDLYQRNYKGNRYIAEIEAYTQELAKELFGAAYVDFRPLSGNIAGIGTTFALAKPGDTALEVHNGHHYAEKLLSSPLKVELRSIPIPWDGQRSNIDLDATLALIAEYKPNIVNIGSGVFLFPQPVRELKQAMREANPDSYLIYDASHVIGLIAGKRFQSPFGEGADVIISSTHKTLAGPQGGMILTNDASIAERVAKGLYPLLMSNHHLNRLPALAGTFIEWMECGEAQADAIVANAKALGGALAERGVPILGADLGFTESHTLILIVDKYGEGGALANHLEACHIIAGAAGLPPEVGTSGLRMGVQEVTRWGMTPADAPDIADCIVGALSGGSPEALKPEVAKVARRFGTIQFTVD; this is encoded by the coding sequence ATGGTGCATAACACGAGAGTTCAACAGCTGACTTCACTTCTTGACAAGCACGAGGTGTATCGGAACACCTGTCTCAATCTGATCGCTTCGGAGAACACGCCTTCGCCGTTGGTAGAGGAGCTTTTCGACGAACGGTTGGCGCGGCGGTATGGGAATTATTCTGGCATTGACCTCTACCAACGCAATTACAAAGGCAACCGTTATATTGCTGAAATAGAGGCGTACACGCAGGAACTGGCGAAGGAATTGTTCGGTGCTGCGTATGTCGATTTTCGTCCACTCTCAGGGAACATTGCGGGGATTGGAACAACGTTTGCCTTAGCGAAACCGGGGGACACAGCATTAGAGGTACATAACGGGCACCACTATGCTGAAAAACTGCTCTCCTCACCACTCAAAGTGGAACTACGATCCATTCCGATTCCGTGGGACGGACAACGTTCAAACATTGATCTCGACGCAACGCTTGCACTAATTGCGGAATACAAGCCGAATATTGTTAACATCGGTTCGGGTGTATTTCTCTTTCCACAACCTGTACGGGAACTGAAGCAGGCGATGCGCGAAGCGAATCCAGATTCTTATCTCATCTACGATGCCTCGCACGTTATTGGGCTGATTGCGGGTAAACGGTTTCAGTCGCCGTTTGGTGAAGGGGCGGATGTGATCATCTCCAGTACGCATAAAACGCTTGCGGGCCCGCAGGGAGGCATGATTCTAACCAACGATGCGTCTATTGCTGAACGGGTTGCGAAGGGACTCTATCCGTTGCTGATGAGCAATCACCATCTGAATCGGCTGCCAGCATTAGCGGGAACGTTTATAGAGTGGATGGAGTGCGGTGAGGCACAAGCGGATGCGATTGTTGCCAACGCAAAAGCACTCGGAGGTGCGTTAGCGGAACGCGGTGTTCCGATACTGGGTGCGGATCTCGGTTTCACGGAGTCGCATACCTTAATTCTGATTGTAGATAAATATGGGGAAGGTGGTGCGCTCGCAAATCATTTGGAAGCGTGTCATATTATTGCGGGTGCGGCGGGATTGCCGCCGGAGGTCGGTACGTCTGGGTTGCGTATGGGTGTTCAGGAGGTTACGCGGTGGGGGATGACCCCGGCGGACGCACCGGACATTGCGGATTGTATTGTTGGTGCGCTTTCTGGTGGGAGTCCTGAAGCACTCAAGCCAGAGGTTGCGAAAGTTGCGCGTCGGTTTGGGACGATCCAATTTACTGTGGATTGA